The following nucleotide sequence is from Burkholderia gladioli.
GTTCTGCGCGTACGGGCCGGTGAACAGCCACGTGAGCGCCGCATCCCAACGGTGGTAGCTCCAGTCCAGCGTGGTATTGCCGCGCCAGCGCGGGAAGCTGCCGCCGAACGGCTGGGTCAGCGTGAAGTTGTTGCCCGCGCCGTCCACCGGGGCCGCGCCCGGCTGGCCGATCTTGAAGCTCTTCACGTAGGCCCAGTCGCCCGACAGCGTCAGCGTGCCGAAGCTCTTGAGCGGCAGCGCCTGGCGGAAGGTCGACTCGAAGCCGTTGGTGTCGAGGTAGCCCAGGTTGGTGTACGGCGTGATCTTGTAGAGCAGCGCGCCGGTATTCGGATCGTTGACGATCTGCGTCGGCGCACCCTGGCCGATCACGTTGTCGACGCGGATCTTGTACCAGTCGAGGCTGAAATCGGTGTAGCGGCTCGGCGAGAGCTGGAAGCCGATGTTCAGGTTGCGGGTGTGCTCCGGCGAGATGTTCGGGTTGCCCACCGTGATCGACGTGTAGTTCTGGCCGCTCGCGGCATCGACCTGGCTGCCGATGGTGCGCGAGGCGCTGTCCTCGACGAAGGTCGGTGCGCGGAAGCCGCGGCTATACGACGTGTACAGGGTCAGCTGCTGCGCCGGCTGGTAGCGCAGGGCGAAGCGCGGCGAGAACGCGCCGCCGACGTCCGAGTAGTGGTCGTAACGGCCCGATTGGCTGAAGGTCAGGTTCTTCAGGATCGGCACGTTCAACTGGTAGTAGACCGCCGCGACGTTGCGCTGGCCGTTCACGGTCTGAAGGTTCGGCGACGTCACGAGGCCGTCGGCGAATTCCGAGCCCGGCGCGAGGAATTCGCTCTGGTGCGTGAACTGTGCGCCGAGACCCAGGCCGACATCGCCGGTGGGCAGGTGGAACAGCGTCGGCGTGGACAGCGTCGCGTCGATCGTGTCGAGCTTCGAGATCCCGAAGGTGCTGGCGTCCTCGAACAGGCCGTTCAGCCCGTTCGGCGTCGAACCCGGGTTCGCGAAGTTCAGCGTGCCGTTCTGGTAGATGTTGTTCAGCGCATTGACGTTCAGCTCGTTCGAGAACGAGTTGGACACCGTGCTCTGCGAGTGGCTCAGCGAGGTCGCCCAATCCCAGTCACCGCCGATCGGCAGGCCGAACGAGCCCTTGATGCCGGTCGATGCGCGCCAGAACGTGGAGTTGGTCTTCTCCGCAACCGCTTCCGGGAACGAGTAGGTCAGTTGCGACGGCGCGCCCGTGGTGTTGAACGGGTTGCTGGTCGGAACGATGGTGTTGAACGGCGAGAGCTGTTGCGTGACCGGGTTCCAGACCAGCGCCGGACCCTGCGGGTTGCCGATGGTGTGGGTGCCCTGGTTCGAGGTCGACGAGATGCTGCTGATCATGAAGTCGCCGAACGCGGTGGTCTTGTCGTCGACCTTGAAGTCGCCGTGCAGCTTCGCGTTCAGGCGTTCCGTCATCGGCAGGATCGACATGCTCTCGGCGGTGTTCGCCGCGCAGACCGTGCCGCCCAGGCCATTGGTGGCCGCCAGCGAGTTGGTGCCCGCCGGCCGCACGACGCTGCCCGGCGGGCAGCCGGCGAGCGCCTGCGCGTTGCCGCCCGGCAGGTTCCAGTACGAGGGTGCCAGCACCGACAGGCCGCCCGGGAAGCCGGTGAAGTCCTGGTTGCGGGTCGAATCGCGGTCCGCCAGCGTGAAGCCGTTGGACTTGTAGTAGCTGGCCGCCGCCGTGATGTTGAAGCGGTCGGCGTTCAGGTCGCCGAAGCCGGCCAGGATGCCGAACTTGGTGGTGCCGTCGCCGTTGCCGGAATTGATCGCCGAGCCCAGGCTGCCGTCGAGCTGCACGCCGCGGAAGTCGTGCTTGGTGATGATGTTGACCACGCCGCCGATCGCGTCCGAGCCGTATTGCGACACGGCGCCGGTCTTGACGATTTCGATCCGCTCGATCGCGTTGAGCGGCAGGGTGTTCAGGTCGAAGAAGGAGTCGTCGGCGTTCGAGAAGAACGCGAACGGCGCGACGCGCTGGCCGTCGACCAGCACCAGCGTGTACTTCTCGGGCAGGCCGCGCAGCGCGATGCCGGCCGCGCCGGCCGCGAAGCTGCTGCTCTGGCCTTCGCTCCAGCTGTTCGCCGAGTTGGCGGTGGTATTGCGCAGGAAGTCGGCCACCGTGGTCGCGCCGCTGCTGGTGATTTCCTTCGGCGTGATGGTCTGCACCTGGTTGAAGCCGACCTTGTCCGAGCTGCGGATCAGCGAACCCGTCACCTCGAAGCGCTTGATCTGCTGCACCTTGTTGCCGCCCGCGGGCGCGGCCGTCGTGGCCGCGCCCGAGGCACCCGCCGGCGCGTCGGCCGTGGCGGCCCCCACGCTGGACGGCGTATCCGCCTGCGCCACCTTGATGGCCGGACCGGATGCCAGGGCATCCGCCACTGCGGCCGGCCCCGCCGCCGGCTGGCTTTGCGCGAACGCCGGCACTGCCAGCGTCGCCGCCAATGCGATTTCCGCCCAGACGATCTGCCTCACGGCCATCGCCAACACTCTCTGTTTCATCTTGCCCCTCTCGCTGAACAAATAGACCCCACCCGTCGCGCGCGAAATCTCATGAATTTCGTTCACCGCCGACGCGGCATCGCGTTTCGGCACCGATTGCCAAACCCTGTTTTATTGCCGGTTCCCTGCTGTGTAGTGCGTGTTACCGCGTCGCCCGCAGCGGATGCATCCATGACGGCATCCTTACAAGTTGTTAGTCCTGCGAACGATACTGCCTGAGCGACAGCTGCCTGCTTCGCGACCGGTTCGATCGACCGGGTCGTCGCGACCCCGCGCCCTCCGCGGTGCCGCCTGCCTTGTTCGCGGGCCGTGGCACAGGCCCGCTGTTTTTTTGCCGCCTACTGCTTCCCCCTGTCGGCCACCTGCTCGCCGCCAGTTCGGATCAGAACAATCTCGGTGTCCCGACCCAGACGATCCACGACTCCTCGGTCGACACGTTGCGCCATGCGTGCGTGACATTGGCCTCGTAGTGCGCGGTATCTCCCTGCTTCAGCGTGAAGGTGCGCCCGTCGAGGGTCAGCGCGATTTCGCCGCGTATCACGTACAGGAACTGCTCGCCCGTATTCGACGCCACGGCGGACTGGGCATGGTCCACCGGCATCTTCACCAGCACCGCGTCGAGCTGGCGGCTGTCCATCTGGCTGGTCAGCCGCGCGAACGAATTGGCCGAATCCGCGAAGCTGAAGAACTGCAAGGTCTCGGCGCGCCGGACCGACTTGGCCTCGGTGGGCGCCTCGACGAAGTACTGCATGCTCACGCCGAGCGCGCGGGCGATGCCGACCAGCGATTGCAGCGAGGGCGTCGCGCGGCCGCGCTCGACCTGGGAGAGGAACGGCTTGGAGATGCCCGCCATTACCGCCACCTCGTCCAGCGTCAGCTTCAGCCGCTGCCGCAGCGCGCGGATCCGGCCGCCGATCGCCGCCGACGCGGACATCGATTCATCGAGGATCGGAACCATGTTAGATCGCTGTTCATTTCGCCACGACGAGGGTCCACAGCCGCGCCAGCTCGGCTGTTCCGTCGTTCCCGTTGACGGCACGGAACGCCTGCACCGCATGGGCCTTGTCGCCCGCCACGTAATACGCCTCGCCGAGCCGCAGCTGCGCGAGATCCGGATGCGCCAGGCCGCCCTTGGCGATCGCCTGGCGGATCTGCGCGATACCCTCGGCGCCCTTGCCGGCGAACACCAGGTTCAGGCCGGCGTCGACCGGGTTGACCGGATTGTCGGGATCTGGCGGCGCGGTCAGTCGCTTGGCGGCCAGCGCCTGCAGGCGCTTCTCGCGGTCGGCCTGGGCGTCGTGGCCCAGCACGCCGGAGGAGAAGCCCTGGTCGATCACCTGCTTGCCCTCGGCGGTCGAGCCGACCACGATCGCGAGCTGGGTCATCTCCATGTAGTCGTCGACGCTCGTCAGGCTGTTGGTGGCGCGGCGCAGCCGGTAGATATCGAGGTCCAGCGAGGACAGGTAGCCCGGCCGCGTGCGGATCGCGTTGAACAACTGGGACTGATAGGCCGGGTTCGGGTGATGGACGGCCAGCGACTCCAGCGCCGAGAGATAGGTCGCGCTGTCGTTGGCGTGCTGCGCGCAGGTGGCCAGCATCTGCAGCGAGCCTTCGTCGGTGACGCGCCCGGCGCGCGTGTCGGCGTCCACCGCCGGCTTGAGGGTGGCCACCACCTGCTTGCAGTCGTTCGAGAGGTAGTAGGACTGCAGCAACAGGGTGCGCATGTCCGGATCGTTGCCGCCCGCCTTCTGGTAGCGCTGCGCGGTGCGGATCGCCGCGGCGTAGTTCTTCTGCTGGAAATACAGGCCCGCCAGCGTGGCGGCGGTGCGCTGCTCGTCGGCCGCGCCCGCGTGGCCCGAGGCCAGCACCGCCTCGTAGGCCTGCTGCGCGGCGCCGGTGTCGCCGGCGGCGATGGCGGCCGCGCCGCGCATCTCGTCGACCGTCACGGCCTCGTAGGGCGTCTTGTTCGGCACGGCCTGCGCCTGCGCGATCTTGCCGAGCGCGTCGCGATACTTGTGGGCGCGATAGAGGTCCTGCGCGGCCGCGAGCGGCTTGGCGATCTCGGGGCGCAGCGAGTCGGCCGCGTGCGAGATGCCCGATGCGCAGGCGAAAAGAACCCCCAGCGCGGCCGCGAGCGCGGCGCGCTTCATCCGTTGGTCGATCATCGAGGTACCCGGTTCGTTACTGCATGTACTGTTCGTTGCCGATCAGGCCGATCTTGGTGGCGCCCACGCGCTGCGCGGCGGCCAGCACGCCCGCCACGTCGCGATACGGCACCAGCTTGTTCGGCCGCAGATGGATCTCCGGCTGCACCGGCTCGGCCGCGGCCTGCGAGAGCTTCTGCTCGAGCGCGGCGCGGTTCGGCACCAGGGTGCCGTTCCAGGTGGTGGTGCCGTCGAAGTCGATGTCGATCTGCACCACCTCCGGCGGCGTGGCCGGCGGCGGCGGATTGCCGACCGGCAGGTCCATCTTCACCGAGTGCATCTGGATCGGGATGGTGATGATCAGCATGATCAGCAGCACCAGCATCACGTCGATCAGCGGCGTGGTGTTGATGTCCACCATCACTTCCGGCTCGCCGCCACCGCGCGAAACGTTCATTCCCATCGTCTGCTCCTAGCCGCGAGCCGGCGGCTCGGTAATGAAGGACACTTTCGCGATCCCCGCCCGCTCGCAGTCGGTGATCAGGCGCCCGATGAATTCGTAGCGGGTGTCCTGGTCGCCGCGCACGTGCACGTCGGGCTGCGGGTTCATCTGCGATACGTCCTTCAGCTTGGCGAGCAGGGTCGGGCCGTCGACCAGCTTCTCGCCCCAGAAATACTGCCCTTCGCGGTTCACGGCGATCTCGATGCTCTTGGGCTTGGTCTGCAGCGGCTGCACGGTTTCCTTGGGCAGCTGCAGCGGGATCGTGTGCGTGACCACCGGGATCGTGATCAGGAAGATGATCAGCAGCACCAGCATCACGTCCACCAGCGGCGTGGTGTTGATATTGGCGATCACCTCGTCTTCGCCTTCCTCCTGCCCGACACTCATGGCCATGGCGAATCTCCGCTCAGCGGCCGAGCGAGGCGGCAGGCGCGCGCACCGCGCGCTTGCCGCCGCCTGCCAGCACCACGGTGTGCAGCTGGGCGCCGAAGTTGCGCACGCGCTCCATCACCGACTTGTTGCGACGGACCAGGAAGTTGTAGCCGAGCACCGCCGGCACCGCCACCGCCAGGCCGATCGCGGTCATGATCAGCGCCTCGCCCACCGGGCCGGCGACCTTGTCGATCGAGGCCTGGCCAGCGATACCGATCGCCGTCAGCGCGTGGTAGATCCCCCACACCGTGCCGAACAGGCCGACGAACGGGGCGGTCGAACCGACCGTGGCCAGGAAGGCCAGGCCGTCCTGCATGCGGTTCGAGACATTGGTGATGCCGCGCTCGACCGAGGCGTCGATCCAGGTATTGCGGTCGACCGCCTCGAGCAGCGCCTCCTGGTGATGCTCGCCCGCCTCGATGGCGGTTTCGGTCAGGAAGCGGAACGGCGAGGCCTCGTCGAGCAGCTTGACGCCCTCGGCCAGGCTCGGCGCGGTCCAAAGCTGTTCGTCGGCGTGCTTGGCGCGGCGGTTGGCGCGCAACTGCTCGAGGAACTTGGTGATCATGATGTACCAGCTGCCCATCGACATGATGACCAGCAACACCAGCACGAAGCGCGCCACGAAATCGCCGCCCTTCCACAGCGCGCCCAGCCCGTAGGGATTGCTGACCGCCTCGGTGGCGGCCGGTGCCGGCGGCGGCACCGCGTCGGCGGGCGCGGCCTCGGTGGCGGGTGCCGTCTGGGCGGCCGCCGGCGCCGAGCTGGCCGCGGCATCGCTCGACTGCGCATAGGCAGCCTGCGGCGCCAGCAAGGCGACGGGGGCAAGCAGCCCGGTGGCGGAAATCATCATGCTTGCCGCGAGCGCGGCGATCGAACGCTTGGCCATACCCAACTCCTGTCGATTCGTTGTACTGACGAACACGTCACGTGCTTCGCCGCCCGGTGCCGGCCCCGCCGGCACCGCTTCAGATTGATGAACTCAGTTCAGGTTGAACGAGAAAGGAACCTGCACGCGCACCGGCTGACCCTGCCCGACGCACTTGAACTGCTTGACCGCGTTGAAGGCGGCGCGATCGAGATCGGAATCGGCCGACTGCGCGACCCGCTCGTTGGTGATCTTGCCGTCCGCGTCGACCGTGAATTCGATCAGCACGTCGCCGGTGATGTTGTTTTCCTGCGCGGCCTGCGGATAGCGGATCGAGCCGCGGATCTGGTCCGAGTTCGGGCACACCACGCCGACTTCATGGCTGACGGGCTTGGGCGCGGGCGCGGCCACCGGCGGCGGCGCCGTGACGGGCGCGGATACCACGGGTGCTGCCTGGTGGACGATCGGCGTCTGCACCGGCGCCTGCACCGGCACCTCGGGGGGCGGCACGAACGGCGGCGGCGGCGGAGCGAATTTCGGCGGCGGCAGCTTGACGACCGGCATCGGCGGCGGAGGCGGCGGCTTGACCGGCTCGATGATGCGGGTTTCGATCGGGTGCTGGATGACCTGCACGACCTTGGTGGCAAGGCCGTTGAGCAGCGCGTAGATCAGCACGACGTGCAGCAGCAGCACGATGGCGATTCCCGCGTAGCGCCGGATCGGCTGCTTGCGCGAGGCATCGTACTGGCGGGGACGGCCGAGTTGCGCCAGCCCGCTGTTCGACGCGGCGAGGCCCTCTTCAATCTTCATTGTCAAATCAATCCCCCCGGACGGGATGCGCCCGGTAACCGGTTGCACCCGGATCGGGTGCAACCGACGTCTCGTAACCGGGGAGCGGATCCTGCGCAATATCGTTTGGATTCCAAATCGATAGCGCCGGTCCCTGCTGCCCGAATGATCAAAAAGCCAGAACCTCTGTGTGGTGTCGCCCGTCGCGCGCCGGAATCGACGCCATCGCGGCATCGTTCGGTGCTTCTGCGCGGCGCTCAGGCTGGCGGTGATCGACCGTCCAGCGATTCGCCGCCGGTTTGCGACATGACTTGGGTGCAGAAGATATCGCAGAAAAAAAACGCTCGTCAAACTTTATTTGATGACCCCACACTAAATTTGGAGGGTTTATTCGAATTCCTTGGCGAGCCCCTTCGGACAAGGCTTCCCGCGAACCTCGTTAATCTATTTGTAAAGCAGATTACAAATCTGTTTTTGAGAAATAGATATGCACGATAATCGTGCGATGCACCAATTTGGACTGCACTGCAGTGCGGCAATTTCCATTGCATTACAAATTGGCTGACATCGTATTTACCCGAATTCCCATTGCTTTATATGCACCATTCCGAATTCGGCATGAAGCGTGGCAATCGCGTCCGATGCGCTCCACCGAGTTTCATTTCCTGCTTCGCCCCACCCCTGTTCATTCGCATTACTGATCATCAAGATTCCGGACGCTTGATCATGCATCGAAACGATCATCGTCAGAATTCCTGATCGATTTACGAAACCTCCCGGTCGACCGCGCCGCGCCCCGTCATCGCGCGGTGGCATAATCGATCCGCTCCCACAGCATCGCGGTGCGCCGCGCGCCGGCGCCCGCCGTCACGATGACCGATCCGATCACGCTTCCCGCCCCCGACAATCCGCTGCGCGTGCTCGTCGTCGACGATATCGGCGCGAGCCGCGCGGAAACCGCCTCGCAGGTGCGCGCCTCCGGCCATCACGTGCTCGAGGCCGACAGCGGCGCCGCCGCGCTGCGCATCGTCGAGACCACCGACGTCGACCTGGTCCTGCTCGACCTGCTGATGCCCGACATGGACGGCTTCGAGGCCACCCGCCGCCTGCGCGCGATGCGCGAGCGCGCCTGGCTGCCGATCGTGGTGATGTCCTCGCTGCATGGCGCCGAACACTTCGTGCGCGCGGTCGAGGAAGGCGCCGACGACTACCTGGTGAAACCCGTCGACGGCGCGCTGCTGGCCGCGAAGATCCGCAACATCGGCCACGTGCTCGAACTGCAGGCGCGCGTGGCGAATCTCGCCGCGCACAATCGCGAGCTGTTCGACCATGTCGGCGACGCCGTGCTGACCATCGAGGACGGCCTGCGCATCTGCGACGCGAACGCGGCCGGCTACGCCCTGCTCGGGCTGGACGCGCTGCCCGACCAGGGCGCGCCGCTCGACGCGCTGCTGCCCGCCGAGCTGGCCGAGCGGCTGCGCGCCGACACGCCGCCCGCCGCCTGCCAGGCGCTGGTGCGCGGCCCCGCGGGCGACACCTTCCCGGCCGACATCCGCATCAGCCGCTGGCGTACCAGCGCGCGGCCGCGCGTCTCGCTGGTGATCCGCGACCTGACCGAGCAGCGCCGGCTCGACCGCCTCAAGGACGATTTCCTCAGCACCGTCAGCCACGAGCTGCGCACGCCGCTGACCTCGGTGAAGGGCGCGGTCGACCTGCTCGCCGGCGGCGCGGCGGGCGAGCTGCCGGCGCCCGCGCAGAAGCTGGTCGACATCGCGCGCCGCAACGGCGAACGGCTCGGCCGCCTGATCGACGACGTGCTCGACGTGGCCAAGCTCGAAGCCGATCGCATGACGCTGCAGCGCCGCGCCTGCGCGCTCGACACGCTGGTGGACGAGGCGCTCGCCGCCAACCTCGACTACGCGCGCCGCGTCGGCGTCACGCTCACGCGGGTAGGCGCGCCGTTCGGCTGCGAGGTCTGGGTCGATCCAGACCGCTTCCTGCAGGTGATGGCGAACCTGCTGTCGAACGCGATCAAGAATTCGCCGGCCGGCAGCGCCGTGGAGATCCGCGGCGCCACCGACGGCGCGCGTGCGCGAATCGCCGTGCGCGACCACGGCGGCGGCATCCCGGAAGCCTTCCGCGCCCGCATCTTCGAGAAGTTCTCGCAGGCCGACGAACGCGACCGGCGGGTGGGCACCGGCACCGGGCTCGGCCTGCACATCACCCAGGTGCTGGTCGAGCGCATGCACGGCACGGTCGGGCTGGTCTCGACGCCGGGCCACGGCGCCGAATTCCATGTCGACCTGCCGACCGGCGACGCCGCGGCCGTGCTGCCGCCGGCGCGGCCGGTGGCGCTGGTGATCGATCCGGACCCGGCCTGGCGCGCGCGCATCGCCGCCGCGCTCGCGCCCCGATTCGCCACGCTCGCCGCGGCCAGCGCCGAGGAACTCGGCGCCGCCGCCGTGACCGCGCCGGCGCTGCTGGTCGCCGATCCGTCGCGCGGGCGCGACGCGCCGGAAGCGCTGGCGCGGCGGCTGCGAGAAATCGCCGGCCCGGCGCCGATCCTGCTCTACACTGACGACGTTTCGGCCGCCGCGCCGGCGCTCGCGGCCGACCGGCTGCCCAAGCGCGGCACCGACGACGATGCGTTGCTGCGTGCCGCGCGGCGCATCGCCCATCCCGACGGAGGACCCCATCGATGAGCTCCACGCTGCACAAGGTGCTCTGCGCCGAGGACGACCCGGACATCCGGGCGATCCTGGAATTCAGCCTCGGCGCGGTCGGCGGCTACGAGGTCCGGCTGTGCCCGGACGGCACCGACGCGCTGGCCGAGGTCGACGCCTTCGCGCCGGACCTGATCCTGCTCGACGTGATGATGCCGACCCTGAGCGGCCCCGACACGATGCGCGCGCTGCGCGAGAAACCGGCGCTGCGCGACACGCCGATCGTGCTGATGTCGGCGCGCGCCTTGCCCGACGAGATCGAGGCGCTGCTCGAGCACGGCGCCACCGGCGTGATCGTGAAACCGTTCGACCCCATGACCCTGCCCGAACACCTGAAGATCTACTGGGACTACGCCCGTGATAAACGCGCCGGACAATCCTCCTGATTTCGAACGCCAGCTTGCCCTGCTGCGCGCGCGTTTCACGGCCGGCCTGGTGGCGCGCCGGGACGAACTGGTCAGTGCCTGGAGCGAATGGAACAGCCTGGCGGCCAGCGCCGACGGCGACCGGCCGCGCGCGGTGCTGGCCATCGCCCTGCACCGGCTGGCGGGCGCGGCGCTCTCCTACGGCTACGAGGCGCTCGGCCAGGACGCCCGCACGCTGGAGGGACGCATCACCGCCGACGGCGCGCGGCCCGAGGGGCTGGCGATGAGCTTCGCCGCGCTGATCGCCGATCTCAGCGACGCCTACTCGGCCGCCTCGGGCGTGCCTCCGGCGGGGCCGCCCGCCGAGCCGCCGCCCGCGGCCCAGTGACGAGACGGCCCCAGGCCGCCGACCGGACGCGCCGCCCGGCTCCCCGAGCCCCGGCGCGCCTGCATCCCACGAGGATCCCACGATGGAATTGTTGACCACCCCCGCCCCTGGCGGCCCGCTGCTGGTCCGCCCGACCGATGCGCACCTCGATGCCGGCAACGTGCAGGCTTTCAAGGACGCCATCGCGCCGCTGCTCGCCCAGGAGGCGCGCATCGTGTTCGACATGTCCTCGCTGAGCTTCGTCGACAGCTCCGGGCTCGGCGCGCTGATCGCCTGCCTGCGCGAGACGCACCGGCGCGGCGGCGACTTCAAGCTGTGCGCGATGACCAAGCCGGTCAACGCGCTGTTCGAGCTGATGCGCATGCATCGCGTGTTCAGCGTGCACGGCTCGACCGATGACGCGCTGGCCGCCTTCGCCTGAGCGCCCCGGCCCGCGGCGGGAGGCGGCGCCGTGCGCGTCGCGTCGCCCGCCGGGGCGGTTCACGATCCCGCCACACTTTCCGCCGATGCCCATGCTGCAATCTTCCGGATATCACGATCCGTCCTCGCCGGCCGTCGCGAACGCGCGGCCCGGCACCCGTCACCCGCGCGCCGCGCAAGGAACGACACGATGGTTCGCTGGCCCGATCTGCGCAGTATGAGGAACCGGTTCTCCGGTCACCCCGGCGCGCCCGGCAGCCGCCGGGGCGACACGCGCGAGGCCCGGCCCGCCTCGGCCACGCTGCGCCGGGCGGCGGCGGGATCGGCGGCGCTGCTGATGATGGCCGCCTGCGGTGACGCCAGCGCGGGCGCCGTGCTCGATCGCGTGCATGCCACCCGCACGCTGCGCGTGTGCCTGTCGCAGAACGATGCCGGCATCACCTACCGCGATCCGCGCACCGGCGAGCCGCGCGGCATCGACGTCGACCTGGCGGCCGCCTTCGCCGGCGATCTCGGCGCCCAGATCGTGATGGTCGACACCTCCTTCGACCGCTTCGCCGACGACCTGCTGGCCGACCGCTGCGATGTCGCGATGCTTGCCGTGGCGGCCACCGCAGAGCGCCGCGAGATGCTGCGCTTCAGCCGTCCATACCTGTCGAGCGGCATCGTCGGGGTGGCCTCGCGCGGCAGCGAGGTGGTGCCGGGCTGGGGCGATCTCGACCGGCCCGGCGTGCGTGTCGGCGTGCAGCAGGGCTCGCAGATCGAGCCGCTGCTGCGCGCCACCCTCAAGCGCGCCACCCTGGTGGTGCTCGACGCGCGCGTGAACCGCGAGGACGAGTTGCAGGCAGGGCGGCTCGACGTGCTGGTGGCGGGGCTTCCGTATGCGCGCCGCCTGCTGGAGAATGCCGACTGGGCCCGCCTGGTGGCGCCGCCGCGGCCGTTCCATCCGATGCCCTATGCCTATGCCGTGCGCCCCGGCGACGACGCCTGGCTGCAGACGGTCGACGCCTTCGTCGCGCGCATCCAGCGCGACGGCCGGCTCGCCGAGGCGGCCCGCCGCCATCACCTGACCGACATCATGCTGCTCCAGTGAAACGAATCGAAGCGATCATCGGCCATCACACCGCGCAGCTCCCCGCCTGGCTCAACAGCCGATCGGTGCTGGTCGGCGGCGCGCTCGTCGGCGCGCTGCTGATCGGCGCGGCCGGCAGCTTCGCGTGGTGGGAGCATCGCAGCGCGATCGACGACGAGCGCGGCAGCGCCGAGATGCTGGCGCGCG
It contains:
- a CDS encoding STAS domain-containing protein; amino-acid sequence: MELLTTPAPGGPLLVRPTDAHLDAGNVQAFKDAIAPLLAQEARIVFDMSSLSFVDSSGLGALIACLRETHRRGGDFKLCAMTKPVNALFELMRMHRVFSVHGSTDDALAAFA
- a CDS encoding substrate-binding periplasmic protein, coding for MRNRFSGHPGAPGSRRGDTREARPASATLRRAAAGSAALLMMAACGDASAGAVLDRVHATRTLRVCLSQNDAGITYRDPRTGEPRGIDVDLAAAFAGDLGAQIVMVDTSFDRFADDLLADRCDVAMLAVAATAERREMLRFSRPYLSSGIVGVASRGSEVVPGWGDLDRPGVRVGVQQGSQIEPLLRATLKRATLVVLDARVNREDELQAGRLDVLVAGLPYARRLLENADWARLVAPPRPFHPMPYAYAVRPGDDAWLQTVDAFVARIQRDGRLAEAARRHHLTDIMLLQ